The following coding sequences lie in one Musa acuminata AAA Group cultivar baxijiao chromosome BXJ1-8, Cavendish_Baxijiao_AAA, whole genome shotgun sequence genomic window:
- the LOC135587643 gene encoding uncharacterized protein LOC135587643 — protein MESPAASCSVGATAFYSAASPEQKEREELLSQVDPFLLEVLENPRHRLTVLRMELDIQRFMQNPYHQHFEFQPLPTSYLRCAAHRVAQHYGLQTMALDNVVDGLGSRVVARKTPQSKYPVVCLSEVPAKVSDRDITEQVKIAIRPRPRMVSSGAGIDVVPEKSATRTVEERKEEYDRARARIFSGSCNSEVEGSSSPASVDGRNMFLSSDEEYQRTVEEIDKNLPKDGASRVAIFKDREKDRTDPDYDRRYERYVRGLSFPQNFSLQACSIIQPPFLQHDGGISQFGHLPSNQSHVNYDITNPAVNPYAFGCNQNAKNAVYLQWPSPAMMYSNSYEHLGHAMFQAPFYQQHLSFEHTQNC, from the exons ATGGAGTCTCCGGCAGCGAGTTGCTCAGTTGGCGCTACGGCGTTCTACTCGGCGGCGTCGCCTGAGCAGAAGGAGAGGGAGGAACTCCTCAGCCAGGTGGATCCCTTTCTCCTTGAGGTCCTCGAGAATCCTCGCCATCGGCTTACAG TTCTGCGCATGGAATTGGACATTCAGAGATTCATGCAGAATCCATATCATCAACACTTTGAATTTCAGCCTTTACCAACTTCTTATCTAAGATGCGCTGCTCATCGTGTTGCTCAACACTATGGTCTACAGACCATGGCACTAGATAACGTTGTAGATGGGTTAGGTAGCAGAGTAGTGGCAAGGAAAACTCCTCAGAGTAAATATCCAGTTGTCTGTTTATCAGAAGTACCTGCAAAAGTGTCTGATAGGGATATTACTGAGCAAGTTAAGATTGCTATTCGTCCAAGACCAAGAATGGTTTCCTCAGGTGCCGGCATTGATGTAGTACCTGAAAAAAGTGCAACAAGGACTGTAGAAGAGCGGAAGGAAGAATATGACAGAGCCCGGGCCCGTATCTTTAGTGGTTCTTGCAATTCTGAGGTTGAAGGGTCGTCATCTCCTGCTTCAGTTGACGGAAGAAACATGTTCTTGAGCAGCGATGAGGAGTACCAGAGGACTGTCGAAGAAATTGACAAAAACCTCCCAAAAGATGGTGCTTCCAGAGTGGCCATTTTCAAAGATAGGGAAAAGGACCGCACTGATCCAGACTATGATCGGAGATATGAGAG GTATGTTAGAGGACTCTCGTTCCCACAGAACTTTAGCTTGCAAGCTTGCAGTATAATTCAGCCTCCATTTCTGCAGCATGATGGAGGCATTTCTCAGTTTGGTCATTTGCCCAGTAACCAAAGTCACGTGAACTACGACATAACAAACCCAGCTGTCAATCCATATGCTTTTGGATGCAATCAAAATGCAAAAAATGCTGTCTACTTACAGTGGCCTAGCCCTGCAATGATGTATTCAAACTCATATGAGCATCTCGGGCATGCAATGTTCCAG GCTCCATTCTATCAGCAACATTTGAGCTTTGAGCATACGCAGAACTGCTAG